The following coding sequences lie in one Heyndrickxia oleronia genomic window:
- a CDS encoding (2Fe-2S)-binding protein, with protein sequence MDKETIICRCEELSYEEIEEVIRLGAESFDDIKRITRCGMGPCQAKMCADLVSQMIHEQTRKEYEEIPLPRTRMPISPISIETLSTNSQHFSAVKSVLDEVELEDGKVR encoded by the coding sequence ATGGATAAAGAAACGATTATTTGTCGCTGTGAGGAGTTAAGTTATGAGGAAATTGAAGAGGTGATTCGTCTAGGGGCGGAATCCTTTGATGACATTAAACGAATTACACGATGTGGCATGGGGCCATGTCAAGCAAAGATGTGTGCTGATCTTGTCTCACAAATGATTCATGAACAAACAAGAAAAGAGTATGAGGAGATCCCGCTCCCACGAACAAGAATGCCTATATCACCTATTTCAATAGAAACATTGTCTACAAACAGTCAACATTTTTCTGCTGTGAAGTCGGTTCTTGATGAGGTTGAGCTCGAAGATGGGAAGGTGAGATGA